In the genome of Coregonus clupeaformis isolate EN_2021a chromosome 11, ASM2061545v1, whole genome shotgun sequence, one region contains:
- the LOC121576953 gene encoding mitochondrial glutamate carrier 1, with the protein MAEQKVSLPAKLINGGVAGLVGVTCVFPIDLAKTRLQNQQGARVYTGMLDCLTKTVKMEGYFGMYRGAVVNLTLVTPEKAIKLAANDIFRQKLSKDGKLPLWGEILAGCGAGTCQVIVTTPMEMLKIQLQDAGRLAAITRVVQAAPGPAPSLVPPPPAQPTPPPRTTAIRITLELLKTRGLPGLYRGAGATLMRDVPFSMIYFPLFANLNALGRGGPGSHGDLQERAPFLQSFTAGCTAGSVAAVAVTPLDVIKTRIQTLQKGEGEDTYRGIVDCTRRIWSKEGPATFLKGATCRALVIAPLFGIAQGVYFLGVGEQLLGLLG; encoded by the exons ATGGCCGAGCAGAAAGTTAG CCTCCCTGCTAAGCTGATTAATGGGGGCGTGGCAGGGCTGGTGGGTGTGACCTGTGTGTTTCCTATTGATCTGGCCAAGACCCGCCTACAGAACCAGCAGGGTGCCCGAGTCTACACCGGGAT GCTGGACTGTTTGACGAAGACAGTTAAGATGGAAGGCTACTTTGGGATGTATCGAG gtGCAGTAGTGAATCTCACTCTTGTCACACCAGAGAAAGCCATCAAACTGGCAGCAAATGATATCTTCAGACAGAAGCTCTCCAAGGATGG GAAATTGCCCCTATGGGGGGAGATACTTGCAGGATGTGGGGCGGGGACGTGCCAGGTGATAGTGACCACACCAATGGAGATGCTCAAGATCCAGTTGCAAGATGCAGGAAGGTTGG ctgCCATAACCAGAGTGGTCCAAGCAGCTCCTGGTCCAGCACCGTCATTGGTGCCCCCCCCTCCAGCCCAGCCTACCCCTCCACCACGGACCACTGCCATCCGTATCACCCTGGAGCTACTGAAGACACGCGGCCTGCCTGGCCTCTACCGGGGAGCAGGAGCCACACTGATGAG GGACGTCCCTTTCTCTATGATCTACTTCCCACTGTTCGCCAACCTGAACGCGCTGGGCCGGGGAGGGCCGGGTAGCCATGGAGACCTGCAAGAGCGGGCCCCCTTCCTGCAGTCCTTCACGGCAGGCTGCACAGCCGGATCAGTGGCAGCTGTAGCTGTCACGCCACTGGACG TCATAAAGACTCGTATACAGACCTTgcagaagggggagggggaggacacaTACCGAGGCATTGTTGACTGCACACG GCGGATCTGGAGTAAAGAGGGCCCAGCAACATTCCTCAAGGGGGCGACGTGTCGCGCTCTGGTCATTGCCCCTCTCTTCGGCATCGCACAGGGGGTCTACTTTCTGGGCGTAGGAGAGCAGTTGCTAGGGCTACTGGGATAG